GCATATTCTGCGCGCCGATCGCAATCGCCACCATCGGGCCGAGGCTTGTCTGCTCGCTGGCATAGCTGAAGCCTGTGCTGAGCCCTTCGGGGATGTTATGAATGAACAGCGCAATCATCACGAGCAGCGCTTTGGAATCCAGTGTACTGAGGCCGGGCTTATTCTCCACATCGATATGCGGAATATGGCTCTCGATCAGATCGAGCAGCAATACGCCGGTAATCAGCCCCAGCGTCAGGGCGATAATACCTGATTCCTTGATCGCCTGCGGCATCAGCCCGAACGTGCTTGCAGAGACCATGATCCCGGCGGTGAAGGCCACCAGCACATCCTTCCACAGCTCGGACAGCCTCCTTACGAACAGAATAGGAATAACGCCCAGAACTGTTGCCATTGCAGACAAAAAGCTGCCTAAAAGTGCACCCGCCAAATCTTCAACCCCTTTTGTGGACAGGACTATAGATTAAGCATATGCTCAAGGCAGCTATAAATAGACCCAAGCTTCAGAGTCTCGTATACCGTCCCAGCCCCCGGTCTTCAAGCTCTGCCTTCGGGACGAACTGAAGTGCGGCAGAATAGATATGATAATGCTGCTTCGCCGGCTCCGGTCCGTCAAAGGTCAGATATCCCAGATAAGCTCCGCTCAGCCTGCTGCGCAGCACGGTCCGCACCTGCCCGCCGCTATAATCGGCTTCCCGCCGGATCATCCCCTCTTCCACCGGACCCGTGAAGCTGGGCCAGCCTGTGCCGGAATCGAACTTGGCTGCCGAGCTGAACAGCGGATCACCGCTGATCACATCCGTGTAGAGCCCCTCCTCGAAGTGGTCCCAATACGCGTTCTGGTAGGCTGGCTCCGCGCTCTTGTTCTGGGTGACCTCATATTGCAGCTCTGTAAGCCGCTCCCGCAGCCGCTTCTTATCCTCACGGCTGTTCCAGTGCAGCGCTGTGAAGTCGTCACGGCCCGAGCCCTTCTGATATAGCTTATAATCCAGCGGATGGGTCAGATAGTATTGCTGATGCTCCGCTTCCGCCGGATAGAACGGCGCAGCCGGCAGGATGGGCGTCACAATCGGCGCCTTGAAGCGTTTACTGGCCTTCAGCCTCTCCTTCGACAGTTCCGCCAGCTTTCGCTGCTCTTCATTCTGAACGAAGATTGCCGGAGCGTAAGAATGCCCCCGGTCCATGAACTGCCCGCCGTCATCCGTCGGATCGATCAGCTGCCAATAGATCTCCAGCAGCCGTTCATACGGGAACAGCTCCGGATCATAGACAATCTGCACCGCCTCCCGGTGCCCGGTAGTTTCCGACCCTACCTCTTCATAGGTCGGATTCTCCGTATGCCCGCCTGTATAACCTGACACTACCGAGACGATGCCCGGCAGCTCGTCGAACGGCTTGACCATACACCAGAAGCAGCCGCCGGCGAAGGTCGCCAGCTGCAGCGTATCATTCGAAGTCAAACAGACCGCCTCCCTGCATGCTTTTCCCCTATTATATCTGAATATCCCGCTTCTCCAAAACGGTCAGGGTGATGGTTAGAGAGAGCAAGATCCAAGCTGCAGGAATCCACAACGCGCGTATATAATCTCCCGTCCCCGAGAGCAGAATCAGCTGTGAGTTCTCCACGTATATCCCCGAGAATTTGAAAATCTGCGTCATCAGGGAATGCTCAGAAATTGTACGAAGAACCGCAGAGGAGGCGTCCTTAAGATACCCGCTGAGCAGCAGGTTGCCGAAGATGAAGAAGAATGCCGCTACCACCGCCGAAGCCGGTTTGCGGATCAGCATCCCCAGCATCATAATTGCTGCACAATAAGCTGCCAGGTAGAGCAGGTTCAGTCCCAAGGCTGTCAGACCAGCAGCCAGATCCTCAGTATATCCGGTATGTCCCACTGGAGCCCCTGTGATCAGCGCTGCCGCCAGAGAGAAGAGATAATATAAACCGTAGAATTCCAGCAGCCAGCCCAGAACGGCAAGCAGCTCCAGTACGTATTTACCGGTAAAGTATTTCATCTTGCTATGCCCGGCAGCAATAATATTCTGCACCGAGCCGTACTCGAAGCCTTCGGTTGCAAAAAAGCAGGCATGCAGCGGAATAACCAGATAGAACAGGATGGAGAACGAAGCAGCCGTCTTGAGCGGCTCTGTATAACTGCCCATGTCATAACCGCCTTTGCCGCCCAGAATTAGAACAAGTGCGAGGCTGGCTAAGGCGAAGACTGCGGTAACGCTTTTGAAGGCCAGATCCTTACGCAAATAATAGATTTCAGCCTGCCAGAAGCTCCTCATCTTCCGCCGCCCCCGATCAAATCCATATAATACTGCTCCAGATTGGGCGCCGTCAGCTGAAAGCCGTCCACCGGAATCTCCCGCTGCACGAGTATAGCCATCAGGCGCTCCAGATCCACCCCGCTTCGGGGAAGCTCGATCTCTCCGGTCTGCTTAACCCGGATATCCCCGCGGCTAAGCTCCTGCCTCAGCATTTCAGCTACAGCCGCTGCCGGAGATGATGTAGTAATACAGATCATCACCTGTGCAGACTGCTGCAATTCAGCAGCCGAAATCTCCTGAATCAGCCGGCCCTGATGAATGAAGCCGTATTTACCGGCCAGCAGCTGCAGCTCACTCAGAATATGGCTGGAGATCAGCAGGGTCACGCCTTGTTCCCGGGACAGCTGCTCCAGGATATGCCTGACCTCCACAATTCCCGCCGGGTCGAGTCCATTCACCGGCTCATCCAGCACCAGGAACTCCGGCCGGTTCAGCAGGGCCACGGCAATTCCCAGCCGCTGGCGCATGCCAAGCGAATATTCGCCCGCCTTCTTCGGTCCCGCCTCATCGAGACCTACAAGCTTCAGCACTTCAGCGCTCCTCCCCTTATCCCTGATGCCGAAGATCCTGCAGTAAAAGCCCAGATTCTCCATCGCATTCATATGCGGATAGAGCGAAGGGCGTTCAATCAGGAAGCCGATCCGGCGTCTGGCTGCAATCTGCTTCTCCTTACTCTGCTCTCCGAATAAGGCCATCCTTCCGGCTGTCGGATGCACCAGACCGCCGATGATCCGCATCAGCGTGGTTTTACCCGCTCCGTTCTCCCCCACGAAGCCGTATACATCTCCCGCCTTAATTCTCATGCAGAGCTGATCCAGCGCCGCTCCTGTAGAGTACGCCTTGGATAAATCCTCAGCCTCAAATACCGTTGCCGTCAAAGCAAACACTCCTTTTCCCATTCAAATCTGTTGACGGCTTAACGATACCATCTGGTGTTCCCTCCGCTAACGCAGGTGTCATATTCACGCGGGATCATGTCGTTTTTGAGGATGAAAATGTATAATATAGGGATCAATGCAAAGGTGGAGAAGCCGATGATTCATATTGCTGTGTGTGACGATGAGCCCCGTGCAGCCGGAGAGGCCGAGCGCCTCATTCTGGAAACCGGTGAAGACTTGAACGAGCTTATTGAGATTTCCCTATATTATTCAGGAGAAAGCTTCGCCCGGGCCCTTCGGGACGGCAGGCAGTTCGATATTATCTTGATGGACATTGAGCTGGGCGGTCTGGACGGCATTGCGGCGGGGCAGCTCCTGAGGGAGGATGACGGCTATGATCCGGTGCAGCTTATCTATATTTCCAGCCATGAAGAATACCATATGCAGCTGTTTGACCTGCGTCCTTCGGGATTCATGAAGAAGCCGGTAACGCCGGAGAGCTTCAAGCAGAAGCTGGTCCGGGCCATACATAAGACCCTCCGTCTCCGGCAGCAGGGCCGGACGAACTTCCTTGCGGTACAGCTGAAGAACCAGGAACTAAGGATTCCGCACAGGGACATTCATTATCTGGAGAGCAGCATCCGGCGGATTACACTGGTTACTCAGAACCGGACACTGCAATATTACGGGAAGCTGGTAGTGGAGGAGGAGAAGCTGGCGTCCAGCCATTTCGTAAGAATTCACCAGTCCTATATCGTAAACTTCTATTCAATCCAGGCCATCAGCGCCAAAAAAATCATGCTCACCACCGGCTGTGAGCTGCCGGTCAGCAGCAAATATAGCCCCGCTGTGCGCAGGGCCTATCTGAATTTCAGAGGGGAGCTGGTATGACTTCTGTGCTCCTTGATGAAATTATTTATCTTGCTGTACTTCCGCTGCTGCCATTCGTACTGCATCTCTTCTTCAGCCGTTTCTTCATCTGCCGTCTTGAATCCCGGCTGCGGCTGATTGCACTGTATATGCTGTATATAGGTGTTCACACTCTGTTCCATTACAGTTCCTTGCCCGCTCTGCTGCTGATGGCCGGCAATGTCGGACTGGTATTGGTGTTGTCCTTGTTTTACCGTGGGGCTTTTGCATGGCGGTTGTATGCTGCACTGTTTATCTCTGCTGTAATTGTCCTCAGCGATGGGGCATTTCAATGGATATGGACAGACAACGGCTACAGAATCAGCCTGCTGCTCTCGAAGCTGTTGATGCTATTGCTCGTTATCCTGCTGCGCCGGGGAGTAAAAGGCGAGTGCCGGGGCCAGCTGGACGGAGGATTGAGGTCCATTGTCTTTCTCTGTCCTTGCCTGAGCATTGTCGTGCTGCTAGAGTTGTCCGGCAGTCCCTTCTTCCGGCTATATCCGCAGTTATTCCCTGTCGTTCCCGCCTTGCTGCTCGCTATTAATCTTCTGGTCTTCCTCCTGATTGACCGCATGCTGAGCGCACAGTCTGAACGCAGCCAGCGTATGCTGCTGGAGCAGCAGAATAGCTATTATGTGAACCAGTATCACCGGAACCGGGAATTCCAGGAGGAGGCCCTCCGGTTCCGCCATGACTTCAACCATATTCTGCTGGGCCTGCGCTCCAGAATTCTCAGCGGAGAAGAAGCTGCCTCTACAGCCGAGCTGGACGCTCTGCTGGGCTCGGCTGGACAAGCCCAAGCCTACTGCAACACGGGCAACCCGGTTATTGACTCCATTCTGGATTACAAACGGCAGGAGGCATCCTCAGCAGAGATTGAGCTCCGGCTGGAGCTGAGCCTTCCGCCCCGGCTGATGCTGGATACCGCTGTCATCAGCGTTATTCTGGGTAATGCCCTTGACAATGCACGGGAAGCAGTCAGTCTGATCCCCAAGGAACAGGGAACAGAACGATACATCGCGGTACATATGCATTATCTGAATGACAGCTTATTCATACGGATTCAGAATCCGTACTACGGGTCTGTCCTCCAAGGCCCAGGCGGCGAGCTGCTGACGACCAAAAGCGATAAGCGCTCCCACGGGATCGGACTGCGGAATATCCGCCAGACGATGGAGCGGGCCGGCGGGCTGTTTCAGCTTGCTTACAGCGGCCAGCTGTTTCAGCTGGAGCTGGTGCTTTTTCATATGGAGAGAGATGAACGTGGCAGAGGACAGGTGTCCGAGGGGGAATGATGAGGAATAGGGCCTACTTCAGTTTCTTGCGTTCGTTGCGGGGCTTGATCCTATGGTTGTTGTCCCATAACTCCTTGTGCATCAAGCCCGAGAATACAAGCATGACAAGCGTCAGCACCAGCACATACTCACGCAGAATATCGGATAAGCTGCCGGACAGATTCAGCCCGAGGATGATATTCAGCCTTCCCCACAGCAGATTGAGACACAGGAGCGCTACCGCACCATAAGTTACCCACACACTGCGGAGATACAAATTATAGGTGCGCATCGGCCCGCGTCCGATGAAATATTTGCTGTAACGGATAACATATGCGGTAAAAGCGATCAAGGCGATCAGTTCCAGTGTAATCAGTACCAAGTCAATAATGTCCATGCAGATCATCTCCCCTTCTACCTAAGCCAGTGCGGTGCAGATCAATAAGCCTCTCTAGATCATTGGATTCATACGCCTCCTGAATTTGGCCCAGGGTCTCAATTTCCCGTTTAACCCGGCTGGGCTTCAGCTCGTGCTTGCGAAAGATATCGAGGAGCTTCACTTGTTGACGACCTCCTCATCATTAGGTTTTCGCTCTGCGGTTCCTCTCTCAATCAGCAGCTTCACGAGCGTACGGTTATATTCGCTAAGCTGCTTCTCATTCTCCTCATCGCGTTTCTGATAGTTCTGGATTACTTTCTCTTTATTCGCAATTTGCTTAACACTCCAGATCAAGGCAATAGATAACAGAACATTCAGCACGACTGAACCGTTGTTATCTACGAAAAGGCCAGTCAATGCACTGAAATCCATCTGTATCCCCCCATTTCCTAATGTAATCGGAACGGATTCGCGCCTTTACCCCTGTCCACATTTTCGGCGAAATTCCTTGCCGCCACTCTAACAGAATCACCCTCAAGCTAATCTACTCTAGCAAGTGCCATTCTGATTGGGTTGAGCAGCAAAAAAAAACCGGAGGACCCGTAATCCGGGCCCTCCGGAGAAGGCTGAAACAAAGATTATTTGAGTTCCGAGATCCGCCGGACCAGGGAATCATACAGGTAGATCAGGTCACCGGAAGGCTTGATGCCAAGCTCGCGGCTCAGCAGCCGTACGTAGTCTGTATAGACGGCATTCAGACCTTTTTTGTCTCCGGCCAGCTCGTGAACGGCCATCAGCTGGCGGATCACCGATTCATCCAGCGGATTCCGCTTGTTCAGCTTCAGCAGCAGCTTGGAGGCCGCAGCGGAATCCCGGCTGGCAATGAGCGCTGCGGCCAGCCGTTTGACGAAGGAGGCATATAGTTCCGCATAACGCTCCGTCTCATGGATAGCCCACACATAAGCCTTGTCGCCGAACAGCTCCCCTGTATAGAGCTGCTCGATACGCATAGCCCTCTCTATATCGGGAGGTTCTATGGTGTGCAAGGCGGCTGCCTCCTGTTCAAATTCCAGATAGTCCATAACCGGCGTCTGAAGCTCAAGAGCATATCCGTCGTTCTCCGAACGGATGGCTTCCCGCAGGCCCAGCGGCTCCAGAGATTTGCGCAGTTGATAGACGGTAGTGTTAAGATAGCTCTCCGCATTGGCCTTATGCATGCCGCCGAAGATATCCGCAACCAGCCTGGAACGGGGGACGCGCTTCCCCCGGAGCAGCAGCAGATAGGCAAACAGTTCGGCACATTTACGGGAGGTCCATTTGACCCGGCCTGCCCCGCTGCTCACAGCAACATCCCCTAGCATCGTGAGCGTTACCCGGCTGGAACCGGCCGGAGCCTGCTGCATCTCTGGCAGAGGGGAGAGCCTTGCCGGAGCAGCCCGCCGCTGAGTAATCACCCGGTTCACCGTGCGCGCAAGCCGCTCCTGGGAGACCGGCTTGACCAAATAATCCAGCACGGACAAGTCGTAAGCCTCCAGGGCAAATTCCTTATGTGAGGTCACGAACACCATTTGCACTGGAGAACCGGCAGCCGCCAGCCTGGCTGCAAAGGCCATGCCGCCCTCTCCCGGCATAGAGAGGTCTACGAAGGCAAGCTCCACATCCGGGTGCTGCTCCAGAAAGGCAGCAGCCGACTCCGTATCTGTGAACGTACCCGCAAGCTCGACTTCAGGCAGCTTAAGCAGCATAGTGCTAAGGATCAGATGCATCATCCGTTCATCATCGACCAGTATAACCTTCATTTGATATCTCCTCCCTCCAGCTGCCCAGTTACTCCATCCGTTCTCCTCCGGCCGATCCCGGCAAGGTGAAGAAGAAGGTGGTTCCATTACCCGGCTTACTCTCAAACCACAGGCTCCCGCCATGGATGCGCACGAATTCACGCGCGAGTGCCAGGCCGAAGCGGGCATCTCCTGCCTCCTCCCCCAGCGGTGCCTTCAGAATCGGTTCCTCCAGACGCAGCATGTCTGCGGTCGCTTCATCGATACCAATCCCGTTATCGCACACAGACAAGATAACCTTGTCCTCTTCAAGAAGGGCCTCAACCACAATAGAGCCGCCTATCCCCGTGAATTTGATAGCGTTAGAGAGCAGATTGCGCAGGATCAGGTCCAGCATTTCTTTATCCGCCCGGACGGTTAATTCGCTGCCGATGCGCTCCGTCAGGCGGATCTGCTTCATCCCGGCTTTCGTACCCGCCAGCATCAGGGCCTGCCGGACCACCTGCTGCACACTCCAGGCCTGCGGATGGAACGACACCGTCCCCTTCTGGCTGCGGTACCAGTCCAGCAGATTGTCAACAAGCTGGAACGTATTCCGCACCTGCCCTTTGATCTCCCGCACCACCTCCGCGTGCTCATCATCTGCAGCTGTCAGCCCGTCGCCCAGCAGCTCTGTCAGGCTGACCAGCAGTGCTACCGGATCGCGGATATCGTGGGCCACAATGGTGAACAGCTTGTCCTTGAAGGCATTCAGCTCGGATAGCTGCCGGGCATTCTCGCGCAGCCGGATCTCGCTCTCCTTCAGCTCGGTAATGTCGCTGAACAAGAGGATTTTGCCGATAGGGGTGCTGCCAGTATCATGAATGAAGGACAGGCTGCAATTATAGTACAGACGCCTGCCAGCCTGGAGCCGCTCGTAGGCAAACCGTTCGTCCTCATCGCTTAAGCCCCTGAGACGTCCAAGCAGCTCCCCGCTGCCGGCAAGCACCTCCGTCATATCCGCCGGGTAGCGCCGCCTGCTCCCAAGCTCGGGAAACATCTTCTCTGCGGCACGGTTGTAGCTGACGATCTGATTCTCATAGTCGAACAGAAGGACACCGTCCCGAATCGTCTCGAACACCTGGGCCATAGCCAGCGGAGTCAGGCGGAGCAGGTTGAATCTGAGGATACCCCAGGCGTAGGCGATGCCCGACACTGCAAATCCGAACGGTGTGAGATCTATCCGGGTTCCGGTCCACAGGAACAGATTGAGCAGCATAGGCGCAACCGCACCCAGAAGCAGCACAGCAATCTGTTTGCGTACAATCGGCAGCGCCCGTACAAACATGGATATGAACAGCGCAATGCCGCCAAGCAGCACCAGATAATTATAAGCAGCATGGATGTTATACCACAGTCCCTTGACGGTGTAATACAAGGAGACCGAAGGGTCCGTATTCAGCAGGAAATCCCGGTAGATTAGATGATGCCATTCATTGGTGAGCTGCAGAATGAAGATGACGGCCGGGATCAGGAACAGCAGAGCGATCAGTCGCTTGCGGAAACGCGCAGCGGCTCCGGTGAATTGAATCGCTTGTACCAGCCATAAGGTGGACACAAAAGGAATACCCAGATATTGAATGTGCAGCGCCAGCTTCACCTGGCTTAAGTTCCCGCTAAGCAGCTCAAGACCATAGCCGAAGGCGTAGAAGGCCGCTGTCAGCATAATTAGAATCATCGTTCTGGCAACAGGCAGATGTCTTTTCTGGTACGACAGGAACGACACAAACAGCATCAGTGCTGCTGCAGTAAAAAGCATAATCGACATCCAGTGCCTACTTTCCACGGCTGCGTCTCCCTTAATAACAAATTCTATTAAGTTAGGATAGCACCTTCCGGGGCGGGGTGTCCACGCCTTGATTTTTCATGACAGGTTACCGGCAAAGGCCGGTCCTTATGCGGACCGGCCTTCACTGTACCCTCATTTCTTACTTGGATACTTTGTAGATAATCTTGGATAACGTCATGACCAGCGTATAGTAATTTTTAAAGTCCGAGATATACTTGCCTGCCGCCTTTTCGAACATCTTAAGGACAATCTTCGCCCCAATGTAATCGCGGTAGACATCCCATACCGCTCCGGCCGAATCCAGCACATTTGCCCCGGATACAATCAGCACCTTCAGTGCATCCTCCGGTTCAATCACTTCTGTCACCTTCAGCTGATTGGTAACATCGGCGATACTGATCCTTCCATTACGCATGGCAGATACCACCACGATCATGGCGATTTCATTGTTGTCCAGCAGCCTGCGCTCGATGCTGCTCAGACTGTCATAGAATTCCCGCTGTTTGGCGGTAGATACCTTTTTGAGAATACGGTAGGTCTCCTTGAGCACGCCGCCCGTGGCCATCTGAATCGCCGTTCCCAGATCCACGAGTGAGATCAGCCCGGAATCCAGCATCCCCTGGGCAATATCATCCATGGTCCAGCCGCCAATCCCCACCAGCAATTCCAGCAGCCAGACCGGCTGATAATTGATCGCGATCAGAGCACCCGCTACCTCACTAACCTGTGTAAATCCTCCGTCATACAGGGCTTTGGCTAAGTAATAGTGGCTCATACTGCCCTTATACTTGTTCAGCAGCTTGGCAATATCAATTGCGGACAGGCCGAGCTGCTGTCTCAGTACTGCAATGGTATTGTCGGTCTCCACATTCCGGTAGCGGATGTATTCGCTTGGTGTATACCCATTGCGGATCAGCCATTGCAGCTGCTCGTCCACGGACCAGCTTTTGCCCAGGAAGACCAGGGCCTGCTCTACTGGAAGTCCGAGCTTCCGTAGAATCGCAGCAATGCTGTCCCCGCCTTCTCCAACAACCTCAAGACCTCCCATAATCGCTTCGCCACCGTAGCCCTGCTCACGCATGGCAAGGGCAATCTCCGCGATTGGCGCATCAGGCAATCCTGCTCTTACGATCTTAAGCATCTTGTAAGGAGCCAGACTCCACTTGCGCAAAAACTGAACGATGGCAGCTGGTGTATTCACGCCGAGCTGCACCAGCTGTGTCCCCTGCTCCTCTTCCGTGCCTGCATTCTGGCGCATTTCGTTGAAATAATTGTAGCGCATCTTCAGAATGCTGGCGTTGTCGTACCCCAGACTCCGCAGTGTATCCACCAGGTAGCCGGACGGCGCCAGCTCAAGCAGTCCCCGCAGATTCAGTTCGGCAGCGACATCATTGGCACTCGCTCCCCGGTCCTTCATGCGCTTCAGATAGGCATAGAGCGGATCAGCCCCGAACACTTCGGTTACCGCTGCCCGGACCCGCTCCGCAGGCATCACCGCAGTAGTGATTGCATCCAGTACTCCCAGAGCGTCCAGATTGAACATCACCTTCAGCGCAAGCACGATATCGGTATCGCTGAAATTCGCCTTCATATAGTTCGCCACTGTACCCGGGCTGCCCATAGAGGTGGCCGGAATCAGCTTCGCGAGGTAACCGACATTCGTGCTGCTGTAATACACCGTAGTGACGGCCAACCCAAGCTCTGGACCCTTGACATGCACAGCCAGGAGGGCGGTTGCTTCATCGGCACCCAGGTTATAAGCATCCTTCAAATACTGGAGGATATCCTGCACCGGTGTACCTTGCTTATAGAGCAGGCTTACAGCAGCTTCTGCACCCGTGATTCCATACAGATCAAGCACTTGCTGAAGCGTTCCAGAGGATGTGCCCACTGCGAAATACACCTCAGCCACTGTCTTCTGTACTGCATCCGCTGTGTAAATACCCAGTCCGTTCAGGAGGGCCTTCGTCTCCGCCTCCGTCTTGCCATAGCTCTTCTTCAATAGTTCTGCGATATACGCCATCCGGTAGCCGCTTGTGCTCAAGACCTGCGCCGCTTGCGGGGCCTCTGTGAAGATGCCCTGTGCTCTGAAGAGCTCCATTACAGCGGGATCATAAGCAGTGCCATATATAGCACTGATGCTGCTCA
The window above is part of the Paenibacillus sp. FSL H8-0048 genome. Proteins encoded here:
- a CDS encoding GHKL domain-containing protein: MTSVLLDEIIYLAVLPLLPFVLHLFFSRFFICRLESRLRLIALYMLYIGVHTLFHYSSLPALLLMAGNVGLVLVLSLFYRGAFAWRLYAALFISAVIVLSDGAFQWIWTDNGYRISLLLSKLLMLLLVILLRRGVKGECRGQLDGGLRSIVFLCPCLSIVVLLELSGSPFFRLYPQLFPVVPALLLAINLLVFLLIDRMLSAQSERSQRMLLEQQNSYYVNQYHRNREFQEEALRFRHDFNHILLGLRSRILSGEEAASTAELDALLGSAGQAQAYCNTGNPVIDSILDYKRQEASSAEIELRLELSLPPRLMLDTAVISVILGNALDNAREAVSLIPKEQGTERYIAVHMHYLNDSLFIRIQNPYYGSVLQGPGGELLTTKSDKRSHGIGLRNIRQTMERAGGLFQLAYSGQLFQLELVLFHMERDERGRGQVSEGE
- a CDS encoding ATP-binding cassette domain-containing protein, whose protein sequence is MTATVFEAEDLSKAYSTGAALDQLCMRIKAGDVYGFVGENGAGKTTLMRIIGGLVHPTAGRMALFGEQSKEKQIAARRRIGFLIERPSLYPHMNAMENLGFYCRIFGIRDKGRSAEVLKLVGLDEAGPKKAGEYSLGMRQRLGIAVALLNRPEFLVLDEPVNGLDPAGIVEVRHILEQLSREQGVTLLISSHILSELQLLAGKYGFIHQGRLIQEISAAELQQSAQVMICITTSSPAAAVAEMLRQELSRGDIRVKQTGEIELPRSGVDLERLMAILVQREIPVDGFQLTAPNLEQYYMDLIGGGGR
- a CDS encoding response regulator encodes the protein MKVILVDDERMMHLILSTMLLKLPEVELAGTFTDTESAAAFLEQHPDVELAFVDLSMPGEGGMAFAARLAAAGSPVQMVFVTSHKEFALEAYDLSVLDYLVKPVSQERLARTVNRVITQRRAAPARLSPLPEMQQAPAGSSRVTLTMLGDVAVSSGAGRVKWTSRKCAELFAYLLLLRGKRVPRSRLVADIFGGMHKANAESYLNTTVYQLRKSLEPLGLREAIRSENDGYALELQTPVMDYLEFEQEAAALHTIEPPDIERAMRIEQLYTGELFGDKAYVWAIHETERYAELYASFVKRLAAALIASRDSAAASKLLLKLNKRNPLDESVIRQLMAVHELAGDKKGLNAVYTDYVRLLSRELGIKPSGDLIYLYDSLVRRISELK
- a CDS encoding ZIP family metal transporter, which gives rise to MAGALLGSFLSAMATVLGVIPILFVRRLSELWKDVLVAFTAGIMVSASTFGLMPQAIKESGIIALTLGLITGVLLLDLIESHIPHIDVENKPGLSTLDSKALLVMIALFIHNIPEGLSTGFSYASEQTSLGPMVAIAIGAQNMPEGLILAIFLMNARASRRKALIIAALTGLMEMVSAVIGYFTASYVQNVVGYGLAFAAGAMLFIVYKELIPESHGHGFERPSTYSFIFGLLAMVYITQFFG
- the msrA gene encoding peptide-methionine (S)-S-oxide reductase MsrA, which codes for MTSNDTLQLATFAGGCFWCMVKPFDELPGIVSVVSGYTGGHTENPTYEEVGSETTGHREAVQIVYDPELFPYERLLEIYWQLIDPTDDGGQFMDRGHSYAPAIFVQNEEQRKLAELSKERLKASKRFKAPIVTPILPAAPFYPAEAEHQQYYLTHPLDYKLYQKGSGRDDFTALHWNSREDKKRLRERLTELQYEVTQNKSAEPAYQNAYWDHFEEGLYTDVISGDPLFSSAAKFDSGTGWPSFTGPVEEGMIRREADYSGGQVRTVLRSRLSGAYLGYLTFDGPEPAKQHYHIYSAALQFVPKAELEDRGLGRYTRL
- a CDS encoding sensor histidine kinase, giving the protein MSIMLFTAAALMLFVSFLSYQKRHLPVARTMILIMLTAAFYAFGYGLELLSGNLSQVKLALHIQYLGIPFVSTLWLVQAIQFTGAAARFRKRLIALLFLIPAVIFILQLTNEWHHLIYRDFLLNTDPSVSLYYTVKGLWYNIHAAYNYLVLLGGIALFISMFVRALPIVRKQIAVLLLGAVAPMLLNLFLWTGTRIDLTPFGFAVSGIAYAWGILRFNLLRLTPLAMAQVFETIRDGVLLFDYENQIVSYNRAAEKMFPELGSRRRYPADMTEVLAGSGELLGRLRGLSDEDERFAYERLQAGRRLYYNCSLSFIHDTGSTPIGKILLFSDITELKESEIRLRENARQLSELNAFKDKLFTIVAHDIRDPVALLVSLTELLGDGLTAADDEHAEVVREIKGQVRNTFQLVDNLLDWYRSQKGTVSFHPQAWSVQQVVRQALMLAGTKAGMKQIRLTERIGSELTVRADKEMLDLILRNLLSNAIKFTGIGGSIVVEALLEEDKVILSVCDNGIGIDEATADMLRLEEPILKAPLGEEAGDARFGLALAREFVRIHGGSLWFESKPGNGTTFFFTLPGSAGGERME
- a CDS encoding LytR/AlgR family response regulator transcription factor, coding for MIHIAVCDDEPRAAGEAERLILETGEDLNELIEISLYYSGESFARALRDGRQFDIILMDIELGGLDGIAAGQLLREDDGYDPVQLIYISSHEEYHMQLFDLRPSGFMKKPVTPESFKQKLVRAIHKTLRLRQQGRTNFLAVQLKNQELRIPHRDIHYLESSIRRITLVTQNRTLQYYGKLVVEEEKLASSHFVRIHQSYIVNFYSIQAISAKKIMLTTGCELPVSSKYSPAVRRAYLNFRGELV